The Elusimicrobiota bacterium genome includes a region encoding these proteins:
- a CDS encoding radical SAM protein: MPRTGSGEEPNFCYVFPIGLVYIVTAMRQAGHSVDCLNLNHRRGSVEELVRSSLGGERRYDYLCTGGLSNVYREIRSIVGATRRARQGARIIVGGGIITCEPALMFEALKPDFVVIGEGERTIVELLGSLESGLEIAEVPGIGYRSAAGGFIQTRERAPIADLDSLAMPDYDGFGIEDYLDHMAPSDNLFYDLFDHPRVYPITCSRSCPFLCTFCFHPLGNKFRKRSVASVMGEVELMVRRHRINLLLVYDELFSNQRQWMSEFCRRITEFRQGLPWPLHWICQMRVDHIDEGMLRTMKEAGCCLVSYGFESYSEKVLKSMKKHIKPEQIERAIGATLRNHLSIQANFIFGDTLETSETVSQTLAYWKRNSHAGINLEFIRPYPGSELYHRCVERGIIGDKLEFIQDHLFDILNMTETMSQDEFERLKFDVYQAWLKHRRYASPTLLGTGPEAAAGFRVRCPYCGTTSTYRNYRMPFRHYFYLEVYCRSCRWRFTVASRTYRIVAKLVVWSYSLLPNGLKVPAFRLQKGLRFKALLKRYVFPALKV; encoded by the coding sequence GTGCCAAGGACCGGATCCGGAGAGGAACCGAACTTCTGCTATGTCTTCCCCATCGGCTTAGTCTATATCGTAACCGCGATGCGGCAGGCCGGGCATTCGGTCGATTGCCTCAACCTCAACCACCGCCGCGGCTCCGTTGAGGAGCTGGTGCGAAGCAGTCTGGGCGGGGAGCGCAGATACGACTATCTCTGCACGGGCGGCCTCTCCAATGTCTATCGCGAGATACGGTCGATAGTCGGCGCCACGCGCAGGGCCAGGCAGGGGGCCCGCATCATCGTGGGCGGCGGGATCATCACCTGCGAGCCCGCGCTCATGTTCGAGGCCTTGAAGCCCGATTTCGTCGTCATCGGCGAAGGCGAAAGGACCATCGTCGAGCTTCTTGGCAGCCTGGAAAGCGGCTTGGAAATCGCAGAGGTGCCCGGCATCGGTTATCGGTCCGCGGCCGGCGGCTTCATCCAGACCCGGGAGCGCGCACCGATCGCCGACCTCGACTCTCTTGCCATGCCCGACTACGACGGCTTCGGGATCGAGGACTACCTTGACCATATGGCGCCCTCGGACAACCTCTTCTACGACCTGTTCGACCATCCCAGGGTCTATCCCATCACCTGCAGCCGGTCCTGCCCGTTCCTGTGCACCTTCTGCTTCCATCCCTTGGGGAACAAATTCCGGAAGAGGTCCGTCGCCTCGGTCATGGGAGAGGTCGAGTTGATGGTGCGGCGTCATCGCATCAACCTGCTGCTCGTCTATGACGAATTATTCTCCAACCAGCGCCAATGGATGAGCGAGTTCTGCCGCCGGATCACGGAGTTCCGCCAGGGACTCCCGTGGCCGCTGCATTGGATATGCCAGATGCGGGTCGACCATATTGACGAAGGGATGCTTAGGACGATGAAGGAGGCGGGCTGCTGTCTGGTGAGCTACGGGTTCGAGAGCTACAGCGAGAAGGTTCTCAAGAGCATGAAGAAGCACATCAAGCCCGAACAGATCGAGCGGGCCATCGGCGCCACCCTGCGCAACCATCTCAGCATCCAGGCGAACTTCATCTTCGGGGATACGCTGGAGACCTCCGAGACCGTCAGCCAGACTCTGGCCTATTGGAAGCGCAACAGCCATGCGGGGATCAACCTTGAATTCATCCGCCCCTACCCCGGCAGCGAGTTGTACCATAGATGCGTCGAGCGCGGGATCATCGGCGACAAGCTCGAATTCATCCAGGACCATCTCTTCGACATCTTGAACATGACGGAGACTATGAGCCAAGACGAATTCGAGAGGCTGAAGTTCGATGTTTATCAGGCTTGGCTGAAGCACAGGAGATACGCCTCGCCCACGCTTTTGGGAACCGGCCCGGAGGCGGCCGCAGGATTTCGGGTCAGATGTCCATATTGCGGAACGACATCAACTTACAGGAATTATCGGATGCCGTTCAGACATTACTTTTACCTCGAAGTCTATTGCCGCTCCTGCCGCTGGAGGTTCACGGTCGCGAGCCGGACATACAGGATTGTCGCGAAACTGGTGGTGTGGTCCTACTCGCTGCTGCCAAACGGGCTGAAGGTCCCGGCCTTCCGGCTCCAGAAAGGCCTGCGATTCAAGGCGCTTTTAAAGCGGTATGTCTTTCCCGCGCTGAAGGTCTAG
- a CDS encoding FkbM family methyltransferase: protein MSQVLQMNEVFEAKMVEEFRRVVRPGMVVVDCGANIGYYTILASKLVGEQGKVLALEPELTNLGFLVKNVVANACVNVFVCPCAAGRSFGAATLYLSFPSRSGHSIRSPRERHAGAISQQVGMVPLDEYLGVLRPHVVKMDIEGGESLAIAGMNRMIEDRRLQAVFIECCREVLSDQGTSVDEFLAVFRSAGFECRDIDGTNFLCLRPPV from the coding sequence ATGTCTCAGGTCTTGCAGATGAACGAGGTCTTCGAGGCGAAGATGGTGGAGGAGTTCCGGCGGGTCGTCCGCCCGGGAATGGTGGTTGTGGACTGCGGCGCCAACATCGGATATTATACGATCCTCGCATCCAAGTTGGTCGGAGAGCAGGGCAAGGTCCTGGCTCTGGAGCCGGAATTGACGAACCTGGGGTTCTTGGTCAAGAACGTGGTTGCAAACGCCTGCGTCAACGTATTCGTTTGCCCTTGCGCCGCCGGGCGGTCCTTCGGCGCGGCCACCCTATACCTGTCCTTTCCCAGCCGCAGCGGACATTCGATCCGGAGCCCCCGGGAGCGGCACGCTGGCGCGATCTCTCAGCAAGTCGGGATGGTCCCTTTGGACGAGTACCTGGGAGTGCTGCGGCCGCATGTCGTGAAGATGGACATCGAAGGCGGAGAGTCCCTCGCGATCGCCGGCATGAATCGGATGATCGAGGACCGGCGGTTGCAGGCGGTGTTCATTGAATGCTGCAGGGAGGTCCTTTCTGACCAAGGAACGAGCGTCGATGAGTTCTTGGCGGTCTTCCGGAGCGCCGGCTTCGAGTGTCGTGACATCGATGGGACTAATTTCCTCTGTCTCCGGCCTCCGGTTTAG
- a CDS encoding FkbM family methyltransferase, with product MRLPSGLTNICRSYAFQLGMSGALSNRLAYATLYWWHYLIARRGSAQADSTQAHAAAMGYLSRQGWSRRVVRVRMRGEPGLCLEIDLMTVFMILREIWVEGIYHTCALGDFSLHEGDVVVDVGGQQGCYAALAAKEVGASGRVYSFEPMPANYELLTRNVARNELRNVTAVPLALSDKAGSALLFLDGLNSGGHSLNACEPGGKSLAVAVETLDGLAAKLSLKPSFLKIDVEGYGAHVLRGGQALLRCHKPRVVMEVHSPQEEEEAGALLRGLGYAVQRSGNNLFAIVR from the coding sequence ATGCGTCTGCCTTCGGGCCTGACTAACATTTGCAGGAGTTACGCTTTTCAATTAGGGATGAGCGGAGCTCTGAGCAACCGGCTGGCCTACGCCACGTTGTATTGGTGGCATTATCTGATCGCGCGCCGAGGCTCGGCTCAGGCGGACTCGACGCAGGCGCATGCCGCGGCCATGGGCTATCTGAGCCGACAAGGATGGAGCCGAAGAGTCGTGAGGGTGCGCATGCGCGGCGAGCCGGGACTCTGTCTGGAGATCGATCTTATGACGGTCTTCATGATCCTGCGCGAGATCTGGGTCGAGGGCATCTATCACACTTGCGCTTTGGGTGATTTTTCTTTGCATGAGGGCGACGTGGTCGTGGATGTCGGAGGCCAGCAAGGCTGCTACGCGGCCTTGGCCGCGAAAGAGGTGGGGGCTTCGGGGCGGGTGTACAGTTTCGAGCCGATGCCGGCCAACTATGAGCTTTTGACCAGGAATGTGGCGCGCAACGAGCTCCGCAACGTGACTGCCGTGCCGCTGGCTTTATCGGATAAGGCTGGGAGCGCGCTGCTTTTCCTTGATGGACTCAATTCCGGAGGGCATTCCTTGAATGCCTGCGAGCCCGGCGGGAAGAGCCTGGCTGTGGCCGTGGAGACCCTCGATGGTCTGGCTGCAAAGCTTTCCTTGAAGCCGTCGTTCCTTAAGATCGATGTGGAAGGCTACGGCGCCCATGTGCTGCGCGGAGGCCAGGCCCTGTTGCGATGCCATAAGCCCAGGGTGGTCATGGAAGTGCATTCGCCGCAGGAAGAAGAAGAGGCTGGTGCCCTGCTGCGCGGTCTGGGCTATGCAGTGCAGCGGTCCGGGAACAATCTCTTCGCGATCGTTCGTTGA